One Methylomarinovum tepidoasis DNA window includes the following coding sequences:
- the secD gene encoding protein translocase subunit SecD — protein MQNRFPLWKNVLIVLVLLIGLIYALPNLFGEDPAVQISPQRGAAVDESLVVRVGKILREAQIPLKTIERQEGRLLIRFPNTDAQLKAADLLRERLGDDYVVALNLAPSTPGWLQALGAKPMYLGLDLRGGVHFLLEVDMDAAIDQALERYQSDIRATLRENKIRYLGVRREGRAVALKFRSREDLDRAQAVLEKNFRQLVIKPDAEALQLTAQLSQAEEKEIRQFALKQNLTTLRNRVNELGVAEPVIQQQGENRIVVQLPGVQDTTRAKEILGATATLEFRLVDTEHDVEAALQGHPPIGAKLYRTRDGRPVLLKRQVIVTGDQIVDASSGFDQQSGTPAVFVTLDSVGAKRMAKVTRENIGKPMAVVFIENRVETKKVDGKTVKVRKRVEEVINIATIRGRFSKRFQITGLDSTEEARNLALLLRAGALAAPIDIVEERTVGPSLGKDNIERGFLSVIVGFTLVLAFMAWYYKLFGLVADVALFFNLVLLIAILSLLQATLTMPGITGIVLTVGMAVDANVLIFERIKEELRGGNSPQASIYSGYEKAFATIFDANITTLIAALVLFSFGTGPIKGFAVTLSIGIMTSMFTAILVTRMLINWIYGGRRVAKLAI, from the coding sequence AAAGATTCTGCGGGAGGCGCAAATTCCACTCAAAACCATCGAGCGCCAGGAAGGCCGGCTGCTGATCCGTTTCCCAAACACGGACGCCCAGCTCAAGGCCGCGGACCTGTTGCGCGAGCGGCTTGGTGACGATTACGTGGTCGCCCTCAATCTGGCCCCCTCGACCCCCGGCTGGCTCCAGGCCCTCGGGGCCAAGCCCATGTACCTGGGGCTGGATTTGCGCGGCGGGGTGCATTTCCTCCTGGAAGTGGACATGGATGCGGCCATCGACCAGGCCCTGGAGCGCTACCAGAGCGACATCCGTGCCACCCTGCGGGAGAACAAGATCCGCTATCTGGGCGTGCGGCGCGAGGGGCGGGCTGTCGCCCTCAAGTTCCGCTCCCGCGAGGATCTGGACCGGGCGCAAGCGGTGCTGGAAAAGAATTTCCGTCAGCTGGTGATCAAGCCCGACGCAGAAGCATTGCAATTGACGGCGCAACTCTCCCAGGCGGAAGAGAAGGAAATCCGTCAGTTCGCCCTCAAGCAGAATCTGACCACCCTGCGCAACCGCGTCAACGAACTGGGCGTCGCCGAGCCGGTGATTCAGCAGCAGGGCGAGAATCGCATCGTGGTCCAGCTGCCGGGGGTGCAGGACACCACCCGGGCCAAGGAGATCCTCGGTGCCACCGCGACCCTGGAATTCCGCCTGGTGGATACCGAGCACGACGTGGAGGCGGCCCTCCAGGGGCATCCGCCCATCGGCGCCAAACTGTACCGGACCCGTGACGGCCGGCCGGTGTTGCTCAAGCGCCAGGTGATCGTCACCGGGGATCAGATCGTCGACGCCTCCTCCGGTTTCGACCAGCAGTCGGGGACGCCGGCGGTGTTCGTGACCCTCGACAGCGTCGGCGCCAAGCGCATGGCCAAGGTGACGCGGGAGAACATCGGCAAGCCGATGGCGGTGGTGTTCATCGAGAACCGGGTCGAGACCAAAAAGGTCGACGGCAAGACCGTCAAGGTACGCAAGCGGGTCGAGGAGGTGATCAATATCGCCACCATCCGCGGCCGCTTCAGCAAGCGTTTCCAGATCACCGGGCTCGACAGCACCGAGGAAGCCCGCAATCTGGCCCTGCTGCTGCGCGCCGGCGCGCTGGCGGCGCCGATCGACATCGTCGAGGAGCGCACCGTGGGGCCGAGCCTGGGCAAGGACAACATCGAGCGCGGCTTCCTGTCGGTGATCGTCGGCTTCACCCTGGTGCTGGCGTTCATGGCCTGGTACTACAAGCTGTTCGGGCTGGTGGCCGATGTGGCCCTGTTCTTCAATCTGGTGCTGCTGATCGCCATCCTGTCGTTACTGCAGGCGACCCTGACCATGCCTGGGATCACCGGGATCGTCCTGACGGTAGGGATGGCGGTGGACGCCAACGTCCTCATCTTCGAGCGCATCAAGGAGGAACTGCGAGGCGGCAACAGTCCCCAGGCGAGCATCTATTCCGGTTACGAAAAGGCTTTCGCCACCATTTTCGACGCCAACATCACCACCCTGATCGCCGCCCTGGTGCTGTTCAGCTTCGGTACCGGGCCGATCAAGGGGTTCGCCGTGACCCTGTCCATCGGCATCATGACCTCCATGTTCACCGCCATTCTGGTGACCCGGATGCTCATCAACTGGATCTACGGCGGTCGCCGCGTGGCGAAGCTCGCCATCTGA